A DNA window from Aureibaculum sp. 2308TA14-22 contains the following coding sequences:
- a CDS encoding TlpA family protein disulfide reductase, with protein sequence MKGYYIIILCIIVSCCIGCVKTKFESKKTSSELNLIRPYKSSAVVLYGKTYDDNGFQIINLSGFNFRYNKDTINSIKRINKDSVIIKIKDIVNPKFSTLDFIGKTNYNVRLLILPGDSISFLIKDKKISFKGKNLARYLFYPKMDSIFSKWPIHEDNLTNYKNKCKYLNKGKISFYENYIESNKMSSDFIRLVKGRLEFEYLYNLIAPKKINGQLIFPKNSIPELIKQGGKNFDIDSYFDHISIEIFDRPELIDVDFFYLSLLNYLRYYFINSNHKAFSSERFVEEKNFILNNLNGKVRDYAIFRLITDYFTENPDENKEKVWQLIDSYEHNFSKKSQLTKIESIKKSLNNLNKKLSSKVLNSQIINLKGDTLSINEIFQKSEERIKVIDFWASWCGPCITEVKKSNLIRNKLHISDDVDWIYLSIDEDKEAWIKKTRELSDYGLLKNQYLVLNHKNSDIIKLLKVLFIPRYVIFDKQNLLVAEDSPRPSDSLAFKKIIDKINLKNN encoded by the coding sequence ATGAAAGGATATTATATTATTATCTTATGTATCATAGTTTCTTGTTGTATCGGTTGTGTTAAAACAAAATTTGAATCAAAAAAAACATCATCTGAATTAAATTTAATAAGACCTTATAAAAGCAGTGCCGTTGTTCTTTATGGGAAAACATATGATGACAATGGTTTTCAAATTATTAATCTTTCTGGTTTTAATTTTAGATACAATAAAGACACTATTAATTCAATTAAAAGAATCAACAAAGATTCGGTAATTATAAAAATAAAAGATATTGTTAATCCAAAATTTTCTACTCTCGATTTCATTGGAAAAACCAATTATAATGTGAGGCTATTAATTTTGCCTGGAGATAGTATCTCATTTCTGATCAAGGATAAAAAAATTAGTTTTAAAGGGAAAAATTTAGCAAGATATTTATTCTATCCTAAAATGGATAGTATATTTTCGAAATGGCCAATTCATGAGGATAATTTAACCAATTACAAAAATAAATGTAAATATCTAAATAAAGGAAAAATTAGTTTTTACGAGAATTATATTGAGAGTAATAAAATGTCTAGCGATTTTATTAGATTGGTTAAAGGAAGGTTAGAGTTTGAATATTTATATAATTTGATAGCACCAAAAAAAATAAATGGTCAGTTAATTTTCCCAAAAAATAGTATACCAGAATTGATAAAACAAGGAGGAAAGAATTTTGATATTGATAGTTATTTTGATCACATTTCCATAGAGATATTTGATAGACCTGAATTAATTGATGTAGATTTCTTTTATTTAAGTTTACTTAATTATCTGCGATATTATTTTATTAATAGTAATCATAAAGCATTTTCCAGTGAAAGATTTGTAGAAGAAAAGAATTTTATTTTAAACAATTTAAATGGAAAAGTACGGGATTATGCAATTTTTAGGTTGATAACTGATTATTTCACTGAAAATCCAGATGAGAATAAAGAAAAAGTCTGGCAGTTGATTGATTCTTACGAACACAACTTTTCAAAGAAAAGTCAATTAACAAAAATTGAAAGCATTAAAAAAAGTCTAAACAATTTAAACAAAAAATTGTCGTCAAAAGTTTTAAATAGTCAAATAATAAACCTCAAAGGAGATACCTTATCAATTAACGAAATATTTCAAAAATCGGAAGAACGAATTAAGGTAATTGATTTTTGGGCAAGTTGGTGTGGCCCATGCATTACAGAAGTAAAAAAAAGTAATTTAATTAGAAATAAATTACATATTTCTGATGACGTAGATTGGATATATCTTTCTATTGATGAAGATAAAGAGGCCTGGATAAAAAAAACCAGAGAATTATCTGACTATGGTTTGTTAAAAAATCAATATCTCGTTCTAAATCATAAAAATTCTGACATAATTAAGCTTTTAAAGGTGCTTTTCATTCCGAGATATGTTATTTTTGATAAGCAAAATTTACTTGTAGCAGAGGATTCTCCCAGACCCTCCGATAGCCTAGCCTTTAAAAAAATAATTGATAAAATTAATTTAAAAAACAATTAA